Proteins encoded in a region of the Cydia splendana chromosome 19, ilCydSple1.2, whole genome shotgun sequence genome:
- the LOC134799816 gene encoding 3-oxoacyl-[acyl-carrier-protein] reductase FabG-like has product MSFSGKVVLVTGASSGIGAATALLFSKEGAQVAIVGRNEKKLNKVRQMCAALDSDPLVIKADVANEEEASTIIQQTVDHYGQLDVLVNNAGIMRAMAVSDPNILQVFDEVMNTNLRSIVQLTSLAVNHLEATKGNIVSVSSIAAMSVSGSNFMPYCVSKAALDQFTRCAALDLAPLGIRVNTVNPGPVKTDIIENSGLAPPGADEVVWEVMKKSTALGRVSDPEEIAEIIAFLASDKARGVTGSSYVSDNGGLINRQLLG; this is encoded by the coding sequence ATGAGTTTCTCCGGAAAAGTGGTGTTAGTAACTGGCGCGAGCTCCGGTATCGGGGCGGCTACCGCTTTGCTGTTTTCGAAAGAAGGTGCTCAAGTAGCTATCGTTGGCCGGAATGAAAAAAAACTGAACAAAGTCAGGCAGATGTGCGCAGCACTCGACTCAGATCCACTCGTCATCAAAGCTGACGTTGCAAACGAGGAAGAAGCAAGCACTATTATTCAGCAAACCGTGGACCATTATGGGCAATTAGATGTTCTTGTAAACAACGCGGGTATCATGAGAGCTATGGCAGTCAGCGATCCAAACATACTGCAAGTATTTGATGAAGTTATGAATACGAATCTTCGTTCGATCGTGCAGTTGACTAGCCTTGCTGTAAATCACCTGGAAGCTACTAAGGGGAACATCGTGAGCGTGTCAAGTATTGCTGCTATGTCTGTGAGTGGGTCTAATTTCATGCCATATTGCGTGTCAAAGGCAGCCTTGGATCAGTTCACTCGTTGCGCGGCCTTGGACCTGGCACCCTTAGGGATAAGGGTCAACACTGTCAACCCTGGGCCGGTGAAGACAGACATTATTGAAAATTCTGGTTTGGCGCCGCCAGGTGCTGATGAGGTTGTGTGGGAAGTGATGAAGAAATCAACGGCTTTGGGAAGAGTAAGTGATCCAGAAGAGATCGCGGAAATAATAGCATTTTTGGCGAGCGACAAAGCGAGAGGAGTCACCGGGTCAAGCTATGTCTCTGATAACGGCGGTTTGATCAATCGTCAGCTTCTTGgataa